One window of Hujiaoplasma nucleasis genomic DNA carries:
- a CDS encoding carbohydrate kinase family protein — MKLNDNEQKILDILKKDPFVNQQYIADQLSLSRSAVANLLSGLQGKGYILGKPYLLRTEEYITCVGGANLDYTFRLEDKLILKTSNPVKSDISYGGVVRNIGENLARLNHKVSLMSVIGDDSAGENLLAAMRNMMEVFAIDKISREKTGGYYSIINPKGDMDIGFADMSINAHMDRTWILNHKRHLNLSDWIITDTNITKDALEALIEFTRTEEKKLAIIGVSGPKMKNVPEDLNGVEVLICNLDESQAYFKTSSDDLKELIHAWLDKGIKKVVITKGKDAFVYGDNKQVSFQKPLHIKEELIKDVTGAGDAFSAALLHALIHEDDFKTAIQYAITNAALTIQSEYSVNPNLSIKLIKKEIKRNEEL, encoded by the coding sequence TTGAAATTAAATGACAATGAACAAAAAATATTAGATATATTAAAGAAAGATCCTTTTGTCAATCAACAATATATAGCTGATCAGTTATCTTTATCTAGGTCAGCTGTTGCTAACTTACTTTCAGGTTTGCAAGGAAAAGGTTATATCTTAGGTAAACCATATTTACTTAGGACAGAAGAATATATTACTTGTGTAGGCGGAGCTAATCTAGATTACACCTTTAGATTAGAAGATAAGTTGATTTTAAAAACATCTAATCCTGTGAAGTCAGATATTTCTTATGGGGGTGTGGTAAGAAATATTGGGGAAAATCTAGCAAGATTAAACCATAAAGTATCTTTAATGTCTGTGATCGGGGATGATTCAGCGGGTGAAAACTTATTGGCTGCTATGAGGAATATGATGGAAGTATTTGCGATCGATAAAATCAGTCGTGAAAAGACTGGTGGATATTATTCGATTATCAATCCTAAGGGTGATATGGATATTGGCTTTGCGGATATGTCTATTAATGCTCATATGGATAGGACTTGGATTTTAAATCATAAAAGACACTTGAATTTATCAGATTGGATTATAACTGATACAAATATTACTAAAGATGCTTTAGAAGCTTTGATTGAATTTACAAGAACTGAAGAGAAGAAATTAGCCATTATTGGCGTGTCTGGCCCAAAGATGAAAAATGTGCCAGAGGATTTGAATGGTGTAGAAGTCTTAATATGTAACTTAGATGAAAGTCAGGCTTATTTTAAAACAAGTAGTGATGATTTAAAAGAACTTATCCATGCATGGTTAGATAAGGGTATAAAGAAAGTAGTGATTACTAAGGGTAAAGATGCTTTTGTATATGGTGATAATAAACAAGTATCTTTCCAAAAACCTTTACATATAAAAGAAGAGTTGATTAAAGATGTTACTGGGGCAGGAGATGCTTTTAGTGCTGCCTTGTTACATGCTTTAATTCACGAAGATGATTTTAAAACAGCAATTCAGTATGCTATTACAAACGCGGCTTTAACCATTCAATCTGAATATTCTGTGAATCCAAATTTATCAATAAAATTAATCAAAAAGGAGATTAAAAGAAATGAAGAATTATAA
- a CDS encoding pseudouridine-5'-phosphate glycosidase: protein MKNYKMFLDIKEEVKEALKNNLPVVALESTIISHGMPYPDNVKMAKKVEDIIRKEGGVPATIAIMDGKIKIGLTDEDLETLAKAKDVMKVSRRDLAVAVSNKVLGATTVATTMICAEMAEIKFFVTGGIGGVHRGYETSLDVSADLEELSQTNVTVICAGAKAILDLPRTMEYLETKGVSVVGYQTKVLPAFYTRESDIQLRHYVDSAKELAEIVYTKDQLNLKGGLLVANPIPVEDSLDDSYMNSIIDKAVEQSVKDGIQGKDVTPYLLKTIVEKTQGKSLAANLALVYNNALVGAKIAKEYFNLK, encoded by the coding sequence ATGAAGAATTATAAAATGTTTTTAGATATTAAAGAAGAAGTCAAAGAAGCGCTAAAGAATAATTTACCTGTGGTAGCTTTAGAATCAACCATTATCTCTCATGGTATGCCTTATCCTGACAATGTTAAAATGGCGAAGAAAGTTGAAGATATCATTAGAAAAGAAGGTGGAGTACCCGCGACTATTGCTATTATGGATGGGAAAATTAAAATTGGTTTAACAGATGAAGATTTAGAAACCTTAGCCAAAGCTAAAGATGTTATGAAAGTATCAAGAAGAGACTTAGCTGTGGCTGTTTCTAATAAAGTATTAGGAGCTACTACAGTTGCAACAACCATGATATGCGCTGAAATGGCTGAAATTAAATTCTTTGTAACAGGTGGTATTGGTGGTGTTCATAGAGGTTATGAAACTTCTTTGGATGTATCAGCTGACTTAGAAGAATTATCACAAACCAATGTAACAGTTATTTGTGCTGGCGCTAAAGCCATTCTTGATTTACCAAGAACTATGGAATATTTAGAAACAAAAGGTGTTAGTGTTGTTGGCTATCAAACGAAAGTATTGCCTGCTTTCTATACAAGAGAATCAGATATTCAATTAAGACATTATGTAGATTCAGCTAAAGAATTGGCTGAAATAGTCTATACAAAAGATCAATTAAATTTAAAAGGTGGTTTATTAGTTGCCAATCCAATACCAGTAGAAGATTCATTAGATGATTCATACATGAATTCAATTATTGATAAGGCCGTAGAACAATCAGTAAAAGATGGAATCCAAGGAAAAGATGTAACACCTTACTTATTAAAAACTATTGTTGAAAAAACACAAGGCAAATCATTAGCTGCTAATTTAGCCTTAGTTTATAACAATGCATTAGTTGGTGCGAAGATTGCTAAAGAATATTTTAATTTAAAATAA
- a CDS encoding type 1 glutamine amidotransferase domain-containing protein, which produces MKKIALLIENQYEAKEVLYPYYRMQEEGFEVDLIGTLAKTTYTSKTGVPLESDYASQDILADDYDAVIIPGGFSPDYMRRNQATVHFIKSMNKQNKPIAAICHGPWLMITACNLKGRKLTGFHTLQRDIENSGAIYVNEDVCVDKNFITSRAPKDLPVFAKTLIDVLNK; this is translated from the coding sequence ATGAAAAAAATAGCTTTGTTAATAGAAAACCAATATGAAGCAAAAGAAGTCTTGTATCCTTATTATCGGATGCAAGAAGAAGGTTTTGAAGTTGATTTGATTGGTACCTTGGCTAAAACTACTTATACCAGTAAAACTGGAGTTCCGCTTGAAAGCGATTATGCAAGTCAAGATATTTTAGCTGATGATTATGATGCAGTCATCATCCCAGGTGGTTTCTCACCTGATTATATGAGACGTAATCAAGCTACTGTCCACTTTATTAAATCAATGAACAAACAAAACAAACCAATCGCAGCCATCTGTCATGGTCCTTGGTTAATGATAACTGCTTGTAACTTAAAAGGAAGAAAATTAACAGGATTCCATACCTTACAAAGAGATATAGAAAACTCAGGTGCGATTTATGTCAATGAAGATGTATGTGTTGATAAGAACTTTATTACTTCAAGAGCTCCAAAAGATTTACCTGTTTTTGCTAAAACATTAATTGATGTACTAAATAAATAA